A region from the Desulfitobacterium dehalogenans ATCC 51507 genome encodes:
- a CDS encoding flagellar hook capping FlgD N-terminal domain-containing protein yields the protein MGNTVDTNYKGYSKYSSTSESKQSNAVSNATKDVLGKDDFLKLLVAELTNQDPLSPMDNKDMITQMAQFSSLEQMNNMSKTMENLTAGFTALFQNSLLSQGAALIGKHVEGMNLEGTGFVNGIVESVQWLNGNPQLILRLEDGSKAAVEMNEITFVTDPKEKDPVPDPDKEADDTSKDDIPKD from the coding sequence TATAGTAAATACTCCTCCACCTCAGAATCCAAGCAAAGCAATGCAGTCTCTAACGCTACAAAAGATGTTCTGGGTAAGGATGATTTTCTAAAGCTGTTGGTTGCTGAACTAACGAACCAGGATCCTCTTTCGCCTATGGATAACAAAGATATGATTACCCAGATGGCTCAGTTTAGTTCACTGGAGCAAATGAATAATATGTCCAAAACTATGGAAAATCTGACCGCTGGCTTTACGGCATTGTTTCAGAATTCTTTGCTCAGTCAAGGAGCCGCTTTAATCGGCAAGCATGTAGAGGGAATGAATCTTGAAGGAACCGGCTTTGTGAATGGGATCGTCGAATCCGTTCAATGGCTGAATGGCAATCCTCAGTTGATACTGCGTTTAGAGGATGGGAGTAAGGCTGCCGTAGAGATGAACGAAATCACCTTTGTGACGGACCCTAAGGAGAAGGATCCTGTGCCTGATCCGGATAAAGAAGCGGATGATACTTCTAAGGATGATATTCCCAAAGATTAA
- a CDS encoding flagellar hook-basal body protein, translated as MRILNTAATGVRAQQTALDILGNNMANVNTPGYKAQRVNFAEALAAEMRPAEREFNGQPVGERIDVGAGVIYPAISTDYRQGIIRETENPFDLAIDGEGFFPVRTANGESRYTRVGNFELDGQGKLVNSDGYILEVKIPADAMDLYVDETGNITGFIDEEERVLGRVVVNDPEGEGYPVGPIDMDELGRPLDWNGDILPTAFAVPEGAEDIQISTEGVLSATIDGNREILGQINIITFANPEGLVRDGDNLYFAPDAAGVTGDELVGAPGSQVEERTLGKLKTQSLEQSNVNLASAMTEMIQVQRAYQLNARMITNGDQMWSMANSLRR; from the coding sequence TTGCGCATTTTGAATACGGCGGCTACCGGGGTCCGGGCTCAGCAGACAGCTTTGGATATACTGGGCAATAATATGGCTAATGTCAATACGCCGGGATATAAGGCTCAGCGGGTGAATTTCGCCGAAGCTTTGGCTGCGGAAATGCGGCCGGCTGAACGTGAATTTAACGGACAGCCTGTGGGAGAGCGGATCGATGTGGGGGCCGGTGTGATTTATCCGGCTATAAGTACGGATTATCGGCAGGGAATCATCCGGGAGACGGAGAACCCCTTTGATCTGGCTATTGACGGGGAAGGCTTCTTCCCTGTGCGGACAGCTAATGGGGAGAGCCGCTATACCCGGGTGGGAAACTTTGAGCTGGACGGTCAAGGCAAATTGGTTAATTCCGACGGCTATATTTTGGAAGTAAAGATTCCAGCCGACGCTATGGATTTGTATGTTGATGAGACAGGCAATATCACGGGATTTATCGATGAAGAGGAAAGAGTGTTGGGTCGGGTTGTGGTCAATGACCCGGAAGGAGAAGGGTATCCGGTAGGGCCGATTGATATGGATGAATTGGGCCGTCCCTTGGATTGGAATGGAGATATTTTACCCACAGCCTTTGCCGTTCCGGAAGGGGCTGAAGACATCCAGATCAGCACGGAGGGCGTTCTTAGTGCCACCATCGATGGCAACCGGGAGATCCTTGGACAAATCAATATAATTACCTTTGCTAATCCGGAAGGGTTAGTCAGGGACGGGGATAATCTCTATTTTGCTCCCGACGCGGCCGGGGTGACCGGGGACGAATTGGTTGGTGCGCCGGGCAGCCAAGTGGAAGAACGGACCTTGGGTAAGCTCAAGACCCAATCCTTGGAGCAATCCAATGTGAACCTTGCTTCAGCCATGACGGAGATGATCCAGGTGCAGAGAGCCTATCAGCTCAATGCTCGTATGATTACCAACGGGGACCAAATGTGGAGCATGGCTAACTCCTTAAGGAGGTAA
- the flgB gene encoding flagellar basal body rod protein FlgB, translating to MSDWLNTPVMSILEKSLDASSLRYKVLANNVANVDTPDFKRSDVDFDLLLGEAMGQTGEELPLKVTSERHLQKPGFNSSGVVQDQGTTYRNDGNNVDIDKEMVNVAENGIYYNSVTRAISAQLSHLRTVITQK from the coding sequence ATGTCGGATTGGTTGAATACACCGGTTATGAGTATTTTGGAAAAGAGCCTTGATGCGTCCAGTCTGAGGTATAAAGTCCTGGCGAATAATGTTGCCAATGTGGATACCCCGGATTTTAAACGTTCTGATGTGGATTTTGACCTGCTTCTTGGCGAAGCTATGGGTCAGACTGGAGAGGAACTTCCCCTTAAAGTGACATCAGAGCGCCATCTCCAAAAACCTGGATTTAATTCCAGTGGGGTTGTGCAAGATCAAGGAACGACCTATCGAAACGACGGCAATAATGTGGATATCGATAAGGAAATGGTCAATGTGGCTGAAAATGGGATTTATTATAATTCCGTCACCCGGGCAATTTCTGCTCAATTGTCCCATCTGCGTACCGTGATCACCCAAAAGTAA
- a CDS encoding flagellar hook protein FlgE, with protein MLRSLYSAISGLKNHQIKMDVIGNNIANVNTTGFKRSRVTFSTMLSQTMKGAGSPSANQGGTNPAQIGLGSMVSSIDQIMTPGSSQNTGKSTDAMIQGRGFFVFRNAGQIVYGRAGAFSQDQNGYLIDPGTGAFVLGQMWGANDREVLEWGSTPLTPLRFNIGSYPPEPEGKKIDINLGDFVQNGSNYEYVNPALIGASATVPTGGTLDPTTGKITFTAAPTGTGTPPVVSITNIDYDKLTLTPGDFVQKGNVYVYENPDLVGATLGAITGGSFDPKTGTITLNAAPPSAGVAITGVDGRLRAKLDEVTIDGNGIITGIYSNGKGSASRRIGQLAIANFANDAGLQNVGNNFYSATNNSGIADIGAAGTAGRGNIIPNSVEMSNVDLSQEFTDMIVTQRGFQANSRVITVSDSLLQELIDLKR; from the coding sequence ATGCTACGTTCTTTGTATTCAGCTATCTCAGGTTTAAAAAACCACCAGATAAAAATGGACGTGATCGGCAATAACATTGCCAATGTCAATACCACAGGCTTTAAGCGCAGCCGTGTCACCTTCTCCACCATGCTGAGCCAAACCATGAAGGGTGCCGGCTCTCCCTCAGCGAATCAAGGGGGAACTAACCCCGCCCAGATCGGCCTGGGTTCCATGGTGAGTTCCATCGACCAGATCATGACTCCCGGAAGCTCACAGAACACAGGCAAAAGTACGGATGCCATGATCCAAGGAAGAGGCTTCTTTGTCTTTAGGAATGCAGGACAGATCGTTTATGGCCGGGCCGGTGCTTTCTCTCAGGATCAAAATGGCTACCTTATTGATCCGGGGACAGGAGCTTTCGTTTTGGGCCAAATGTGGGGAGCTAATGACAGGGAGGTTCTCGAATGGGGAAGCACACCTTTGACACCCTTAAGGTTCAATATAGGCTCATACCCTCCTGAACCTGAGGGGAAAAAGATTGATATTAATCTCGGAGATTTTGTGCAGAACGGAAGCAACTATGAATATGTCAATCCGGCATTAATCGGTGCTTCAGCAACAGTTCCCACTGGTGGAACTCTTGATCCTACGACGGGAAAAATAACCTTTACTGCGGCTCCGACGGGTACTGGGACGCCTCCCGTTGTTAGTATTACCAACATTGACTATGATAAGCTTACCCTTACGCCGGGGGATTTTGTGCAAAAGGGAAATGTTTATGTTTATGAGAATCCGGACTTAGTCGGTGCTACACTAGGTGCGATAACAGGAGGCTCCTTTGATCCAAAAACGGGAACAATAACCTTGAATGCGGCTCCGCCATCTGCCGGTGTTGCGATTACCGGTGTAGATGGGAGACTCCGGGCAAAATTAGATGAAGTCACTATAGATGGCAACGGTATTATTACCGGGATATACAGCAATGGCAAAGGATCTGCGTCCCGTCGTATCGGTCAGCTGGCCATTGCTAACTTTGCCAATGACGCTGGCTTGCAGAACGTAGGTAACAATTTCTATTCGGCTACCAACAACTCCGGTATAGCAGACATCGGTGCTGCCGGAACAGCGGGACGGGGAAATATTATCCCCAATTCCGTAGAGATGTCCAATGTGGATCTCTCTCAGGAGTTTACAGATATGATCGTCACCCAGCGGGGATTCCAGGCCAATTCCCGGGTAATCACCGTATCCGATTCCCTGCTTCAGGAACTGATCGACCTTAAACGCTAA